Proteins from a genomic interval of Anolis sagrei isolate rAnoSag1 chromosome 1, rAnoSag1.mat, whole genome shotgun sequence:
- the RIOX1 gene encoding ribosomal oxygenase 1, producing MEAVAPRVSALSVYKTFLQSPGRPPSPTRRVAVSVGPRGRQKRPNKKKAGAGGMQGAAEAKKQRLGLKPASPLRGKKNKKVMGLQFPEAPASLSGSQELWEMKSKTPEGAGLENGKECSQRRKKRVRFQLPEASARQEFWEMKSKKSGEVLKWHKRSPLRRKKGLGLQRPEVPASLANDKACWEMKSKKPEGETLEKCKGWSLRRLLKDLEKVPHSRKQAGKLFEWVLAPIPPQDFFDQYWEKKPLLIQRHNPRYYRELFSTAEFDAILRDQDVQFGVNLDVTSYQDGKRETHNPVGRALPAVVWDFYQNGCSLRMLNPQAFSSTVWHFLSILQEQFGSMVGANTYLTPAGTQGFAPHYDDIEAFVIQLEGKKHWRVYSPRREAEMLPPFSSRNFDQMEIGEPILETVLEAGDMLYFPRGFIHQGDCLPDAHSLHITVSSYQRNSWGDLLEKLLPAALQMAIEEDVEYRQGLPMDYLEYMGVLNSDRVDPRRASFMQKISRLITKLTDYAPVDAAVDQKAKCFLHDCLPPVLTESEKVLSVYGHPARWEDGNVRNADVQVKGTTRIRLLRHGIVRLCNEGDAVLLYYTTENSRVYHKEEPKSCEIEPEYAESIEFLLSSYPKFVSVEALPCATLDDKIALASVLFEKGLLTTKSPLLSA from the coding sequence ATGGAGGCGGTGGCTCCACGTGTGTCCGCGCTGTCGGTCTACAAGACTTTCCTCCAGTCGCCAGGGCGGCCGCCGAGCCCAACACGCCGCGTGGCTGTCTCAGTCGGACCCCGAGGCCGCCAGAAGCGCCCCAATAAGAAGAAAGCAGGAGCCGGGGGTATGCAGGGGGCAGCGGAGGCaaagaagcagaggctgggttTGAAGCCTGCGTCGCCCTTGCGGggaaagaagaacaaaaaggtgatgggacttcaattcccagaagccccagccagtttGTCCGGCAGCCAGgaactctgggaaatgaagtccaaaacacccgaaggggcAGGGCTTGAGAATGGCAAGGAATGCTCCCAGAGGCGGAAGAAGCGTGTGaggtttcaactcccagaagcttcagcaaggcaggaattctgggaaatgaagtccaaaaaatcAGGGGAAGTGCTTAAGTGGCATAAAAGAAGCCCCTTAAGGCGGAAGAAGGGCTTAGGACTTCAGcgcccagaagtcccagccagcctGGCCAATGACAAAGCatgctgggaaatgaagtccaaaaaacctgaagGCGAAACGCTTGAGAAGTGTAAGGGATGGTCATTGAGGCGCCTCCTCAAAGACTTGGAGAAGGTCCCTCACAGCCGCAAGCAGGCCGGCAAGCTTTTCGAGTGGGTCCTGGCTCCCATTCCCCCTCAGGACTTCTTTGACCAATATTGGGAGAAGAAGCCCCTCCTGATCCAGAGGCACAACCCAAGGTATTACAGAGAACTGTTCTCCACCGCCGAGTTCGATGCCATCCTTCGCGACCAGGATGTCCAGTTCGGCGTCAACTTGGACGTGACCAGCTACCAGGATGGGAAGCGGGAGACACACAACCCGGTGGGCAGGGCTCTGCCAGCAGTCGTATGGGACTTCTACCAGAACGGATGCTCCCTCCGGATGCTGAACCCGCAGGCCTTCTCCTCCACCGTCTGGCATTTCCTCTCCATCCTCCAGGAGCAGTTTGGCAGCATGGTGGGAGCCAACACTTACTTGACCCCAGCTGGGACGCAGGGATTTGCCCCTCATTACGATGACATTGAAGCTTTTGTGATCCAGCTGGAAGGGAAGAAGCATTGGAGGGTGTACAGCCCCAGGAGGGAGGCCGAAATGTTGCCTCCGTTTTCCAGTCGCAACTTCGATCAGATGGAGATTGGAGAGCCCATTCTGGAAACAGTGTTAGAAGCCGGGGATATGTTATATTTCCCACGTGGGTTCATCCATCAAGGCGACTGCCTCCCCGACGCACATTCGCTCCATATAACAGTTTCCTCCTACCAGCGAAATAGCTGGGGGGACCTACTGGAAAAGCTCCTCCCTGCAGCATTACAGATGGCCATCGAAGAAGATGTGGAATATCGCCAAGGGCTGCCTATGGATTACCTGGAATACATGGGAGTCCTAAACTCGGATCGTGTTGATCCACGCCGAGCTTCCTTTATGCAAAAGATCAGTCGGTTGATAACAAAACTAACAGATTATGCTCCAGTTGATGCTGCCGTAGACCAAAAAGCAAAGTGCTTTCTTCACGATTGCCTTCCTCCAGTGCTGACTGAGAGTGAAAAGGTGTTAAGCGTATATGGTCACCCAGCACGGTGGGAAGATGGAAATGTTCGAAATGCTGATGTCCAGGTCAAGGGAACGACACGGATACGGCTGCTTCGGCATGGGATTGTCAGACTGTGCAATGAAGGAGATGCTGTTCTGCTGTATTACACGACTGAAAATTCAAGGGTGTACCACAAGGAGGAGCCCAAGTCCTGTGAAATAGAACCCGAATATGCAGagagcattgaattcttgctatCCTCATATCCCAAGTTTGTCAGTGTGGAAGCGCTTCCTTGTGCTACTCTGGATGACAAGATTGCCTTGGCCTCTGTTTTATTTGAGAAAGGACTACTGACTACTAAGAGCCCTCTACTGTCTGCTTGA